The following proteins are co-located in the Balaenoptera acutorostrata chromosome 3 unlocalized genomic scaffold, mBalAcu1.1 SUPER_3_unloc_1, whole genome shotgun sequence genome:
- the LOC130706586 gene encoding 10 kDa heat shock protein, mitochondrial-like — translation MAGQAFRKFLPLFDRVLVERSAPEVVTKGGIMLPEKSQGKVLQAMVVAVGSGSKGKAGEIQPVSVKVGDKVLLPEYGGTKVVLDDKDYFLFRDGDILGKYVD, via the coding sequence ATGGCAGGACAggcatttagaaagtttcttcccctctttgaccGAGTATTAGTTGAAAGAAGTGCACCCGAAGTTGTAACCAAAGGAGGCATTATGCTTCCAGAAAAATCGCAAGGAAAAGTATTGCAAGCAATGGTAGTAGCTGTTGGATCAGGCTCTAAAGGAAAGGCTGGAGAGATTCAACCAGTTAGTGTGAAAGTTGGAGATAAAGTTCTTCTCCCAGAATACGGAGGCACCAAAGTAGTTCTAGATGACAAGGATTATTTCCTATTTAGAGATGGTGACATTCTTGGAAAATATGTCGACTAA